In Hyla sarda isolate aHylSar1 chromosome 9, aHylSar1.hap1, whole genome shotgun sequence, the following proteins share a genomic window:
- the LOC130290930 gene encoding syntaxin-3-like — translation MKDRLEELKSRISQDDLPDFDDHLAFNNPVFQDVEANEMDLFFQQVSNLSEALKKLKALAESIEHKQEEVLCSTTGAKICEGKKELSVMKDLLTADAKSLQSQLSLMKNSLAQDEKNWMAEHRIRQSQFTVLTNKFREIMAQHYINETRYVGKLKDQIVRQAELAGLDLQEEEINELIGSAMAPQIVGHGLEILKAKQHLAMAQERHKQLLDLEVQITELHSLFIQLDLLVSEQEDVINNIEYNVLNTMDYISQSNEQVKKALKYQRQSRIAAAISAVLGLCACCTCLSCLAGPLR, via the coding sequence ATGAAGGACAGGCTGGAGGAGCTAAAGAGTAGAATCAGCCAGGATGACCTGCCCGACTTCGATGACCACTTGGCCTTCAATAACCCCGTTTTCCAAGATGTTGAGGCGAATGAGATGGACCTGTTCTTCCAGCAGGTCTCCAACCTGTCCGAAGCCCTGAAGAAGCTGAAAGCCTTGGCCGAGAGCATCGAGCACAAACAAGAAGAGGTTCTGTGCAGCACGACCGGAGCCAAGATCTGCGAGGGGAAGAAAGAGCTAAGTGTCATGAAGGACCTGCTCACCGCTGACGCCAAGTCCCTGCAGTCCCAGCTCAGCCTCATGAAGAACAGCTTGGCCCAAGACGAGAAGAACTGGATGGCCGAACACCGGATCCGCCAAAGTCAATTCACCGTCTTAACCAACAAATTCCGGGAGATCATGGCCCAACATTACATCAACGAGACCCGGTACGTGGGGAAACTGAAGGATCAGATCGTGCGGCAGGCGGAGTTGGCCGGCCTGGACCTCCAAGAGGAGGAAATCAATGAACTCATCGGCAGCGCGATGGCTCCTCAGATTGTTGGCCATGGCTTGGAGATTCTGAAGGCCAAACAACACTTGGCCATGGCCCAGGAGAGACACAAGCAGCTGCTGGACCTGGAGGTCCAGATCACCGAGCTGCACTCCCTCTTCATCCAGTTGGATCTGTTGGTGTCGGAGCAGGAAGATGTGATCAATAACATCGAGTACAATGTCCTGAACACCATGGACTATATCTCACAGTCCAACGAGCAGGTGAAGAAGGCCCTAAAGTACCAGAGACAGTCCCGGATCGCTGCCGCCATATCTGCCGTGTTAGGACTCTGTGCATGCTGCACCTGTCTCTCCTGTCTGGCTGGACCTTTGCGATAA